From the Sesamum indicum cultivar Zhongzhi No. 13 unplaced genomic scaffold, S_indicum_v1.0 scaffold00358, whole genome shotgun sequence genome, the window ttcgtatatatttttttattttttaaactatcaTATTACgcccaaattaatttatcaaaaaaatttaatttagagttACCCAGATGAAAAACTCTAGTGAATTTGGCCAAAGTTATcaatttgtaagaaaaaagtattaaataaaaggatCAGTAGTTGATtgatttatccaaaatttacaaattcaataattttaatttaatgggttcaatatatattttcgggtattaaattttattcatatcaATACTCATACCCACGATTATTTCGTATATGTTGGAGTATGAatctaatataataatattaaattaatagagCTTACATGAATATTGGTGGTGCATTGACATGGCCGACACCACATGATCAAAGctagatttcaaattcttttattaccTAACTAACGTACTAACAATCTCATATTAACCAATCTCGACTACAGGAAAAAACTAAAACTGGATCACAGAATCCAATGGTCGTTCACAAGTGGGTCTACATCTACGCAAAATTAAGTACTaaaaattaacacttttatgtatatgtgcaTGTCATGCTATGAAAAAAAGTAAGTAAATTAGTGTGtagtatatcaaaataatagttGCCAAATGAGGCTAGCCCAAGTGTTGGTTCACACTCGATGCGTAATATATGGTCCTCGGCCCATTTTATGACTTTGGTGGGCCTATAAACGAAATGGGCCAACGTGAGTAACTAGAATGGGCTCAATCCATTTGggtatattaataaataaaaacctcaAAAGCGGCcattttgatgataaaaagtgGCACCAGAATTTGGCACGGCTATTATAGTAAGTTCTGTGAACAAAAGTAGAAGCCCAaatgtttttagaatttattaaatattattgcaaaaaataaaactcagGTACCCTTTTTAGTTcaccttaaaaataaattatttaattcatccTGAAtactgttaattttttttttattaatttaagtgaattaattttcactgtcattacaattatattatcagtctaaataaatcaatgaatataattaacaatttttgaaataggtAAAACTCCTGATTGGATTTAAACTCATTGCCTCATAATCATGGGCATTATTTTTAGTACTAATTCTGGAAACCtggatgaaatattaaagGTACAGATTTACTAATTCATTATAAGCTGTCAAACTTAATTTCAACATTGATCGGAACGAAGATAAtcacatttaaaaaagaaaataaataaaaccagaaaatcaagaattccTCGACGTTGATggcttttgttcttttaaatgaaaattctaaTGCAAATCAAGTCTTGCCAAATTAAATTCATCACACAATAAGTGTGatacatttttcttgaatcGTCCttcaatcacacaataaatatattacacttactatataattaatttaaatttgaccaAACTCGATTTGTATTAGAATCGCTCGTGCTGCAAATATATAACAGTAGACGATTATATTACCAATCCTGAACCACTGAACTTCTCTTGAGTAATTCGATCAATCCTCTCAACCATCTCGCTGCCCAGATAATTCTTCCAGTCTCCAACCACTCCCCGACGAAAAAACACTTTATTTTCCTCTCCAGAAGTCAGTTTACCATTCCTGTTAATATCCAGGGCGCTCAGATTATCAAAACTGCAGAGCTTCAAGATTTCTTCCACCAGGCCTGATTCCTCTTCACCAGCAGAAAATGGGGAACCCAGGAATTCCGCCAGGCGCCTTAAATGAGTTCCAGGCTGATTTTTCATGTCCTCAAACTTCAAGAACAGCACTCTGTCAGGATTCTCTATGCTCAGCTTCCAGTATTCCAGGGCATGCTCCCAGAAAGGTCCAAACAGGGTAACTCCCCGACAGAAGAGATCGAAAACCTCTGAGATTGAATTGGTTCCAGTTTCTTGAGGCCTTAACTCGTTGGTAAAGTGCCACAGGGACACGAAAATGTCCTTCGGATTCCTGCAGAGATACACAATCTTGCATGCAGAGTTCTGCTTTATTGATTCAGGAAGAGAAACGTGAGGTGAATGAGTAGAAAAGAGCCTAAGAGAAGGAAATGAAGAGAAATCAGGGATTTGGTTGTCAACGTAGAGCTTGATTTCCAGAAAGGGGACTAGGTCGTGGGGATTATTGCTGAGAAGGGGATGATTTTTTGCAACAGGAGGATATCGGGTTCGGTTCACCAGGGTAAAGATGATTGCTTTGAGCCATGTGGTGCCGGATTTGGGGGTggtaacaagaaaaatatcagAGTTTTGAGCCTGGAAGTGTTTTTGACAGGAAATTACACCCTGGAGATGCCTGACGGGGTACCAGAAACCCTGATACTGATAGAGATGAGAAGCAAGCCATCCTCTTTCTTTAGGTAGAGTGGAGATGAAGTTCTTGCATTCTTGGGTTAATGTTTCTTCCTGTTGTAGATACTTTGGAGATATTTCAGATGGCATTTTATGAATGTACGTTTGGGAGTTTTTGGTTTCTGTTCACAATGGCATGCATTTATGCatggtatacatatataggtGGGGTGGGTACGGGAGAATACGGTTTGAAGAGGATGGCAGGCTAGTATTTATTTTGGCCCTTTTAGTTGTACCTAAGTATGTTTGCTTTATATCTAGTAAGAATATACGTATAAACTCATGAGATAACAAATACACATaagttgaattatttttagttatcgCATTTCTAAGATTGATCGATATGTGTATCTAGggatataatagaatatttgaATGGCTATATGATATAGgtaaaatgtgcaaaataccCTCCTTATCTATTAAAgttgaaaaagtataaaaacggGCTAAGATCCACTTTTTTGATACACAAGTTCGATAAGATGAGACCCCAAGACTTAGAATATGGACATTTGGTTGACAGATACTTCGCACCATTTGGGAGCCTAAAGAAGCAATTGTACAATGAGGGACAAGTATAAATAgcccataattataaatatccaagTATGACTTTTAATGTGTTCTAtcattgtttttatatatattagaccATTTTCATTTCATCTAAACTCTAATTTGGCCATTAGAGTGGGTTTATTGGGGGTGACCCCAGCATTTATGACCTTTGTTACATTGGATTTTCAAGCTTATCTCCTTCAACATGAGAATCCAAGAACCAGAAGTGGACGACCT encodes:
- the LOC105180152 gene encoding cytosolic sulfotransferase 12-like, which encodes MPSEISPKYLQQEETLTQECKNFISTLPKERGWLASHLYQYQGFWYPVRHLQGVISCQKHFQAQNSDIFLVTTPKSGTTWLKAIIFTLVNRTRYPPVAKNHPLLSNNPHDLVPFLEIKLYVDNQIPDFSSFPSLRLFSTHSPHVSLPESIKQNSACKIVYLCRNPKDIFVSLWHFTNELRPQETGTNSISEVFDLFCRGVTLFGPFWEHALEYWKLSIENPDRVLFLKFEDMKNQPGTHLRRLAEFLGSPFSAGEEESGLVEEILKLCSFDNLSALDINRNGKLTSGEENKVFFRRGVVGDWKNYLGSEMVERIDRITQEKFSGSGLVI